In the Solibacillus sp. FSL K6-1523 genome, one interval contains:
- a CDS encoding spore germination protein produces the protein MWYSKNKNQKASIPQSSETNQAAESNQKAVIKLKTSLQQNIQTIQNTLGKSSDIVTREIRIGKQGNIKVGILYTDGLTDTASLQDFILETLMLDLNEIDLQEKTSPNQNFISVLKDVALTVGEIKEVTNLEVIITSLLSGETILLIDGYAQVLVISNKKWAERAVSEPTAQTVVRGSQEGFNENLRVNTALIRRRIKDPNLRIESKEIGMRTKTNIAIVYIQDIANEKIVEEVRLRLNRIDIDGVLGGGSLEGLIQDSAYSPFPTIFNSERPDVVASELLEGRIAIVVDGTPFVLVVPALFVQFFQSPEDYNQRTIIGSLVRFLRFIAFGISLLAPSVYIAITTFHQAMLPPSLLISLAAQREGVPFPAFIEVLIMEVTFEILREAGIRMPRSIGSAMSIVGAFVIGTAAVEAGLVSAMMVIVVSITAITSFVPASYEIAISVRIIRFLFIALAATFGIFGIVIGLIALVLHLCSLRSFGVPYMSPLAPFNISDQKDTFIVLPIWKMTTRPHLIGKKNRVKQQDSASAKPAPPKK, from the coding sequence ATGTGGTATTCAAAAAATAAAAATCAAAAAGCGTCAATTCCTCAAAGCTCGGAAACGAATCAAGCTGCGGAATCGAATCAAAAAGCGGTCATTAAGTTAAAAACGTCTCTTCAACAAAATATACAAACGATACAAAATACCCTTGGAAAAAGTTCGGATATTGTTACGCGTGAAATTCGAATTGGAAAACAAGGAAACATTAAAGTTGGTATTTTATATACAGACGGATTAACGGATACAGCTTCGTTACAGGATTTTATTTTAGAAACACTAATGTTAGATTTAAACGAAATAGATTTGCAGGAAAAGACTTCACCAAATCAAAACTTTATTAGTGTATTAAAAGATGTTGCTTTAACAGTAGGAGAAATAAAAGAAGTAACGAATCTTGAGGTCATCATTACGAGCCTTTTATCGGGGGAAACAATTCTTCTAATCGACGGATATGCACAAGTTTTAGTCATTTCCAATAAAAAATGGGCAGAGCGCGCGGTTAGTGAACCGACAGCCCAAACGGTAGTACGAGGATCTCAAGAAGGATTTAATGAAAATTTACGTGTCAATACGGCCCTCATTCGTCGGAGAATTAAGGATCCGAACCTAAGGATCGAATCAAAGGAAATTGGAATGCGTACGAAAACGAATATTGCCATCGTTTATATTCAGGATATTGCAAATGAAAAAATAGTGGAAGAAGTTCGTTTACGTTTGAATCGAATAGACATCGATGGTGTTCTGGGAGGCGGTAGTTTAGAAGGACTTATCCAGGATTCAGCCTATTCACCTTTCCCGACCATTTTCAACTCAGAGCGGCCGGATGTAGTAGCTTCTGAACTACTGGAGGGGCGCATAGCGATTGTAGTGGATGGGACACCCTTTGTGTTAGTCGTTCCAGCGCTATTTGTTCAGTTTTTCCAATCGCCTGAAGATTATAATCAACGTACGATAATCGGGAGTCTTGTTCGTTTCCTGCGATTTATAGCATTTGGCATCTCTTTGCTTGCACCGTCAGTATATATTGCCATCACAACGTTTCACCAAGCGATGCTACCGCCGTCACTTCTCATTAGTTTGGCAGCCCAGCGAGAAGGTGTCCCATTTCCTGCATTCATTGAAGTACTCATTATGGAAGTCACCTTTGAAATTTTACGGGAAGCGGGTATCCGAATGCCGCGCTCTATCGGTTCAGCTATGTCGATTGTAGGAGCTTTTGTTATAGGCACAGCAGCGGTTGAAGCAGGGTTAGTCTCAGCTATGATGGTCATAGTCGTGTCAATAACTGCCATAACTAGTTTTGTTCCAGCATCTTACGAAATCGCGATTTCAGTAAGGATCATACGCTTTTTATTCATAGCGTTAGCCGCTACATTTGGTATTTTTGGCATTGTGATTGGTTTAATTGCCCTTGTTTTGCATTTATGTAGTTTACGTTCTTTTGGCGTACCTTATATGTCTCCGTTAGCGCCATTTAATATTTCCGATCAAAAGGATACGTTTATTGTGTTACCTATATGGAAAATGACGACTCGACCTCACCTAATTGGTAAAAAGAATAGGGTGAAGCAACAAGATTCAGCCTCTGCAAAACCAGCACCACCCAAAAAATAA
- a CDS encoding Ger(x)C family spore germination protein translates to MKKYMFGLLFFSLFLSGCWDRRELNQLAIAVAFGFDKVDDEYLVSAQVVVPSEMSTSGGTGKSQVTLFTAKGKTVYEAFRKMTKESPRKIYPGHLQMLVIGEELAEEGIGESLDVLTRDPEIRPDFYVVIAKETSATEILNVTTTIESVPANKMFKSLKVSEEAWAGTKSINLDELLTDLISEGKEAAVTGIKLIGDPKLGSSKQNVESITPAASLKYDHLAIFKGDKLVGWLDENETVAFSYISNTVKTTVRPIACPNEGEATIEVIKSKAEVKGNVKNGKPEININVQVKGNVGSVLCKIDLNDLETIAELEKSFEKKGVANGKETIETLQKQYNVDIFGFGEAIHRSNPKEWDKIKDNWDEEFPNLTTNINVDLKILRTGTTDRTFLEKVNE, encoded by the coding sequence ATGAAAAAGTACATGTTTGGTCTCCTATTTTTCAGCCTATTTCTTTCGGGATGTTGGGACCGGCGAGAATTAAATCAACTCGCCATTGCAGTGGCATTTGGATTCGATAAAGTTGATGATGAATATTTAGTATCCGCTCAAGTAGTTGTACCTTCAGAAATGTCCACAAGTGGAGGTACCGGAAAATCGCAAGTGACCCTTTTTACCGCAAAAGGTAAAACGGTTTATGAAGCATTTCGAAAAATGACAAAGGAATCGCCACGGAAAATTTACCCAGGACATTTACAAATGCTTGTCATTGGTGAGGAATTAGCTGAAGAGGGAATCGGTGAATCATTGGACGTATTGACTAGAGATCCTGAAATTCGGCCAGATTTTTATGTTGTAATTGCTAAAGAAACTTCTGCTACTGAAATTTTAAACGTCACAACAACGATTGAAAGCGTTCCAGCTAATAAAATGTTTAAAAGTCTTAAAGTATCAGAAGAAGCTTGGGCAGGAACGAAAAGTATTAATCTTGATGAACTATTAACAGATTTGATAAGCGAAGGAAAGGAAGCCGCGGTTACGGGAATTAAATTAATAGGCGATCCAAAGTTAGGATCAAGTAAACAAAATGTAGAATCGATTACACCTGCAGCTTCTTTAAAGTATGATCATTTAGCGATTTTTAAAGGAGATAAATTGGTAGGTTGGTTAGATGAAAATGAAACCGTAGCATTTAGTTACATCTCAAACACTGTAAAAACAACCGTAAGACCTATTGCTTGCCCGAATGAAGGGGAAGCCACAATAGAGGTTATTAAATCCAAAGCTGAAGTAAAAGGGAATGTGAAAAACGGTAAGCCTGAAATAAATATTAATGTTCAAGTAAAAGGAAATGTAGGATCGGTACTATGTAAAATTGATTTAAATGACTTGGAAACAATCGCCGAACTTGAAAAAAGCTTTGAAAAAAAAGGAGTAGCAAATGGAAAAGAGACGATTGAAACATTGCAAAAACAATATAATGTAGACATCTTTGGTTTTGGTGAAGCCATTCATCGATCGAACCCAAAAGAGTGGGATAAAATAAAAGATAATTGGGATGAAGAATTTCCCAACTTGACGACGAATATTAATGTTGATTTGAAGATACTTAGGACAGGTACTACAGATAGAACTTTTTTGGAGAAGGTAAATGAATAA
- a CDS encoding GerAB/ArcD/ProY family transporter, whose product MMQNIKINAYQFLVLVTFFSMGTSILIIPAVLAEGVKQDAWIAAIFGTIIGIIVIWLFCLLAQWFPNLTFVQINEKILGKWVGKAVSLVFVFMAFIYAASLLFYSGTFLNIHLMPNTPMIALNILLALVVVIGVYLGLETIARSAEIFILFFTVLFILLVFFILPEIKLVNIQPIFEAGPLTILKSSVSLIEVTAVDAVVLLMIFPAFINNLKQAKNSFYIGYLIGGLVIIILTFLSIAVLGPYSTAAEYHPSYELAKRINFGDFIQRIEALMAGLWILALYFKTTLYFYASVLGLAQILNLKDYKPLIMPLGAIVVVLSLILYPNVMYQKQWNATVGIIYSYSIGVALPLLLIAVNSIRKTHLKKEKPAG is encoded by the coding sequence ATGATGCAAAATATAAAAATAAACGCGTATCAATTTCTAGTTTTAGTTACGTTTTTTTCAATGGGGACGAGTATTTTAATCATCCCAGCAGTTTTAGCTGAGGGAGTGAAACAAGATGCTTGGATTGCCGCAATCTTCGGTACAATAATTGGAATAATCGTAATATGGCTATTTTGCTTATTAGCCCAATGGTTCCCGAATCTTACCTTTGTTCAAATTAATGAAAAGATATTAGGGAAGTGGGTTGGAAAAGCGGTCTCTCTAGTGTTTGTATTTATGGCTTTTATCTATGCTGCGAGTCTTTTGTTCTATTCGGGGACATTCCTAAACATACACTTGATGCCAAATACCCCAATGATAGCACTTAATATCCTTTTAGCACTCGTTGTTGTTATAGGTGTCTATCTCGGTTTAGAGACGATTGCCCGCTCTGCTGAAATATTTATCTTATTTTTTACTGTTCTTTTTATCCTTTTAGTATTTTTTATTTTACCCGAAATTAAGCTGGTAAACATACAGCCTATTTTTGAAGCAGGACCACTAACCATCCTTAAATCATCTGTCTCTTTAATTGAAGTTACTGCTGTCGATGCGGTCGTGTTATTAATGATTTTTCCTGCTTTTATTAACAATTTAAAACAAGCTAAAAATTCCTTTTATATCGGATACTTAATAGGTGGATTGGTCATCATTATCCTGACATTTTTAAGTATTGCAGTATTAGGACCTTATAGTACGGCAGCTGAATATCATCCGAGCTATGAATTGGCTAAAAGAATAAATTTCGGGGATTTTATACAACGTATTGAAGCATTGATGGCTGGCTTATGGATTCTTGCCCTTTATTTTAAAACAACCCTTTATTTTTATGCATCGGTATTAGGATTAGCACAAATTTTAAATTTAAAAGATTACAAACCTTTAATAATGCCTTTAGGAGCAATTGTCGTAGTCCTTTCTCTTATACTTTATCCCAATGTTATGTATCAAAAACAATGGAACGCAACAGTGGGTATAATTTATTCCTATTCGATTGGCGTAGCATTACCTCTATTATTAATAGCCGTAAATTCCATCCGAAAAACACATTTGAAAAAGGAGAAGCCTGCTGGATAA
- a CDS encoding nucleoside triphosphate pyrophosphohydrolase — protein sequence MPVYHKLVRDLIPQVIEANGKKCVTKVLEPSEHLGEMKMKMQEEALEFQEANSITDAVEELADILELVHTALHIYGVSYEQLEQVRVQKKEQHYN from the coding sequence ATGCCAGTATATCATAAATTAGTGCGCGATTTGATTCCACAAGTTATTGAAGCGAATGGTAAAAAATGTGTCACAAAAGTGCTAGAGCCGAGTGAACATTTGGGGGAAATGAAAATGAAAATGCAAGAGGAGGCACTTGAATTTCAAGAAGCAAACTCCATAACCGATGCAGTAGAAGAACTTGCGGACATTTTGGAACTAGTGCATACAGCTTTACATATTTATGGTGTGTCTTATGAACAATTGGAACAGGTTCGCGTTCAAAAGAAAGAGCAACATTATAATTAA
- the hmpA gene encoding NO-inducible flavohemoprotein, giving the protein MLDQHTINVIKSTVPVLEVHGVAITKTFYSNLFKDNPGLLNIFNHTNQSQGRQQTALANTVYAAAQHIDNLEPIVPVVVQIAHKHVSLGVLPEHYPIVGKYLLAAIKEVLGDAATDEIIEAWGKAYGVIADIFISVEEDLYKAAENNGGWRAFKQFKIDRTEKESDDVTSFYFKPVDGSKVPAYKPGQYVTIRVTAPGEEYMLNRQYTLSQPSNAQEFRISVKRENDNNIKGKVSNFLHEAAVGTIIDVSTPAGVFTYEPTTAPVLFISGGVGVTPLNAMFQSIEGKENVTFIQCARNENVLAFHEDIQNKMNALNGPTGLKKLFSAFKKDSNAHHKVLYSDNNEFIDANVLRPVLAKDTQVYLCGPVPFLEAAINALHECNIPDSQIHFEFFGPALQLNTK; this is encoded by the coding sequence ATGTTAGATCAACATACAATTAACGTTATTAAATCAACAGTACCAGTATTAGAAGTACACGGCGTAGCCATTACAAAAACTTTTTATAGTAATTTATTTAAAGACAATCCAGGATTATTAAATATTTTCAACCATACAAACCAATCACAAGGTCGCCAACAAACCGCATTAGCAAATACGGTATATGCCGCAGCTCAACATATCGATAACTTGGAGCCAATCGTTCCAGTAGTAGTACAAATCGCTCATAAACACGTAAGTCTAGGTGTTTTACCAGAGCATTACCCTATTGTAGGAAAGTACTTACTTGCAGCAATTAAAGAAGTATTAGGAGATGCGGCAACAGACGAAATTATCGAAGCATGGGGCAAAGCATATGGCGTAATTGCTGACATCTTTATTTCAGTAGAGGAAGATTTATATAAAGCAGCCGAGAATAACGGTGGCTGGCGTGCATTCAAACAATTTAAGATTGATCGCACTGAAAAAGAAAGTGATGATGTGACGTCTTTCTACTTTAAACCAGTAGACGGCTCAAAAGTACCGGCGTACAAACCAGGTCAATACGTTACGATTCGTGTAACTGCACCTGGTGAAGAGTACATGCTAAATCGTCAATACACATTATCACAACCAAGTAATGCACAGGAATTCCGTATTTCTGTAAAGCGTGAAAACGACAATAATATTAAAGGGAAAGTATCGAACTTCCTACACGAAGCAGCTGTTGGCACAATCATTGATGTAAGTACTCCAGCGGGTGTCTTCACATACGAACCGACAACAGCACCTGTACTATTCATTAGTGGGGGGGTTGGTGTAACTCCTTTAAACGCGATGTTCCAATCAATTGAAGGGAAAGAAAATGTGACATTCATCCAATGTGCACGTAACGAAAATGTTTTAGCTTTCCATGAAGATATCCAAAATAAAATGAATGCTTTAAACGGCCCAACTGGTTTGAAGAAGCTGTTTAGTGCGTTCAAAAAAGACAGTAATGCACATCATAAAGTATTATACTCTGATAACAATGAGTTCATTGATGCGAATGTATTACGTCCAGTTTTAGCAAAAGATACACAAGTATATCTTTGCGGGCCTGTACCATTTTTAGAAGCAGCGATTAACGCATTACATGAGTGCAATATTCCTGACAGCCAAATTCATTTTGAATTCTTTGGGCCTGCACTACAACTAAATACGAAATAA
- the lpdA gene encoding dihydrolipoyl dehydrogenase — MTNFDLAVIGAGPGGYVAAIHAAKSGLKVALVEKDKVGGACYNVGCIPSKIMLEHSKLVQEIRRGTDWGITVPTINIDFPKLMQRKDKVVEQLLTNIEEFIGNAQITMFRGEATVTAERKVIVGDESFTATNVILATGSRPFVPPFKGLEMSNYYTTDTFFAIQELPKQLTIIGGGVIAIEMAFALAPMGTKVTVLNHSKDILQTEEPDARPIIKEKMEQLGIELITDFTFEEIRANEIQTSIGVLPYENLLFATGRRANIQIAEALEMQMDGRLIQVSNHYETSIPGIFAIGDLVGGFQLAHSASAEGVHTVDYILGKHPKVINQQEVPRCVYTHPEIATFGMLEHEAPTDAIVTKMYLPTNPKALLEGNTQGFMKFVASPEGDIYGACVVGDGATEMINSMLAAKVLGGSVKDLARMIFPHPTVSEHVGDAARSVFGKAIHA, encoded by the coding sequence ATGACAAATTTTGATTTAGCAGTAATTGGCGCAGGTCCCGGGGGATATGTGGCAGCAATCCATGCAGCAAAAAGTGGCTTAAAAGTGGCACTTGTAGAAAAAGATAAAGTGGGAGGGGCTTGCTATAATGTCGGCTGTATCCCTTCTAAAATTATGCTCGAACATAGTAAGCTTGTTCAAGAAATCCGACGAGGAACAGATTGGGGGATTACGGTTCCTACAATTAACATTGACTTTCCAAAGTTGATGCAACGAAAAGATAAGGTAGTAGAGCAACTATTAACGAATATTGAAGAATTTATCGGAAATGCACAAATTACAATGTTCCGTGGGGAAGCGACTGTGACAGCGGAGCGCAAAGTGATTGTTGGCGATGAATCATTTACAGCGACGAACGTCATTTTAGCAACAGGAAGCCGTCCGTTTGTTCCGCCTTTTAAAGGTTTAGAAATGTCAAACTACTATACAACGGATACATTTTTTGCGATACAAGAGCTACCAAAACAACTAACAATCATTGGCGGTGGAGTTATAGCAATTGAAATGGCCTTTGCTTTAGCACCGATGGGGACGAAAGTGACGGTATTAAATCATAGTAAAGATATTTTACAAACGGAAGAACCCGATGCGCGTCCTATTATTAAAGAGAAGATGGAGCAGTTAGGGATTGAATTAATTACAGATTTTACATTTGAAGAAATTCGAGCAAATGAAATTCAAACTTCTATTGGCGTGCTTCCTTATGAGAATTTACTATTTGCAACGGGGCGTCGTGCGAATATACAAATTGCGGAAGCGCTTGAAATGCAGATGGATGGTCGTTTAATTCAAGTCAGTAATCATTATGAAACGAGCATTCCAGGCATTTTTGCGATTGGTGATTTAGTTGGAGGCTTCCAATTGGCGCATTCAGCTAGTGCGGAAGGCGTTCATACTGTGGATTATATTTTAGGAAAACATCCAAAGGTGATTAACCAACAGGAAGTGCCGCGCTGCGTGTATACCCATCCTGAAATTGCGACATTCGGAATGTTAGAGCATGAGGCACCAACGGATGCAATTGTAACGAAAATGTACTTGCCTACAAACCCAAAAGCCCTTTTAGAAGGGAATACACAAGGTTTTATGAAATTTGTGGCGAGCCCAGAAGGCGATATTTATGGGGCTTGTGTTGTTGGAGACGGGGCAACCGAAATGATTAATTCCATGCTTGCGGCGAAAGTACTTGGTGGTTCTGTGAAAGATTTGGCGCGCATGATTTTCCCGCACCCAACAGTGAGTGAGCATGTTGGAGATGCGGCAAGGTCAGTATTCGGCAAAGCAATCCATGCATAA
- a CDS encoding transketolase, with protein sequence MSKATLELLEQEIQNAFVHIIDLQQEDNYAEMSQQFAKLLASLQQHQLISSSLQLLVEPAQCLHETKILLESLEEAQQRQHRKKRLLTHRQILQLWLRKNLHYKREYLPKLF encoded by the coding sequence ATGTCTAAGGCAACTTTAGAATTACTAGAACAAGAAATACAAAACGCATTCGTTCATATTATTGATTTACAGCAGGAGGATAATTATGCAGAGATGAGCCAACAATTTGCGAAATTATTGGCATCGTTGCAGCAGCATCAATTAATTAGTTCATCATTACAACTTTTAGTAGAACCAGCGCAATGTTTGCACGAAACAAAAATTTTACTAGAAAGTTTGGAGGAGGCACAACAGCGGCAACACCGAAAAAAACGATTATTAACGCATCGGCAAATATTACAGTTGTGGCTACGGAAAAATTTACACTACAAACGAGAATATTTACCGAAGCTTTTTTGA
- a CDS encoding YeiH family protein, with translation MKGNLKGIIMDKKNFIYGILLTFLIASSSYMLAKLPVLSIIGPLALAIFMAIIIRNFFFNPTKWQKGITFSAKKILRFAIILYGVRLNMVVIFDEGLPYLVRAIFAVIIGIGVMLLLAKWLKVDTKFALLLGGGTGICGAAAIGAISPIVRADDDDTALAVGMISLVGTLFALTMPFLGNVIQMSPEMYGQWVGLSVHEVAHAALAGAAFGDESLAPAFLAKLSRVLLLVPVTMIIVWIVSRKQQTENTSKPPFPYFVLGFLAMSIFSTITLENGWMSIQMQQSIATFASFLLAMSMAGLGLSINLKQLQAKAIRPLLLLTLTSVILFASMLILV, from the coding sequence ATGAAAGGTAACTTGAAAGGAATTATTATGGATAAGAAAAACTTTATTTACGGGATACTGCTTACTTTTTTAATTGCGAGTAGTTCGTATATGCTTGCGAAATTACCTGTTTTATCGATTATCGGCCCACTTGCATTGGCGATATTCATGGCAATCATCATTAGAAATTTCTTTTTTAATCCGACTAAATGGCAAAAGGGCATAACATTTTCAGCTAAAAAAATACTACGGTTTGCGATTATTTTATACGGTGTTCGATTAAACATGGTCGTTATTTTCGATGAGGGGCTGCCATATTTAGTCCGCGCTATTTTTGCAGTTATAATAGGGATAGGTGTCATGCTTCTCTTAGCGAAATGGTTAAAAGTAGATACGAAATTTGCGTTATTACTTGGGGGAGGCACTGGAATTTGCGGTGCAGCTGCAATTGGAGCGATCTCACCAATTGTACGAGCGGATGATGATGATACAGCGCTAGCAGTGGGAATGATTTCACTTGTTGGGACGCTGTTCGCGCTAACTATGCCATTTTTAGGTAATGTTATCCAAATGTCGCCTGAAATGTATGGACAATGGGTTGGACTAAGTGTTCATGAAGTTGCACATGCGGCTTTAGCTGGAGCAGCATTTGGTGATGAATCATTAGCACCAGCATTTTTAGCGAAGTTGAGTCGTGTATTATTACTTGTGCCTGTTACGATGATTATTGTATGGATTGTATCGCGTAAGCAACAAACGGAAAATACGTCCAAACCGCCATTTCCTTATTTTGTACTTGGATTTTTAGCGATGTCAATCTTTAGTACAATTACACTTGAAAACGGCTGGATGTCCATTCAAATGCAACAATCGATCGCCACATTTGCATCGTTTTTATTAGCAATGTCAATGGCGGGCTTAGGTTTATCGATTAATTTAAAACAACTTCAAGCAAAAGCAATACGGCCGTTGTTGCTCCTTACACTAACGTCGGTTATATTATTTGCATCGATGCTAATTTTAGTTTAA
- a CDS encoding cation:proton antiporter, whose amino-acid sequence MFIFQIVIVLLATKIAGHFSVRLGQPSVLGKILIGILIGPAMLGWVTDNEIMKTFSEIGVILLMFLAGLETDLDELNANMKGAVYVALGGIILPIAMSYPLALAFGLTQGQAIFIGLTLAATSVSISVQTLSEIGWLKSREGSVLLGAAVLDDIIVVVLLAVAMSFLLGDDVSIPTLIGGKVFFFILLFVVAKWVIPPFLKAFARLKITEAVLSGGLIACFSLAYIGEHYFGIAAIIGAFFMGIAIGRTEFKETIEHKVEPLAGGIFVPFFFVSIGLSVTFDGITENIWFLVIFSFVAILSKLIGSGLGAKMAGFNWRSSAGIGSGMISRGEVALILAAMGLSSGLLPAEDYTPMVIVIIVTTLVTPPMLKGIFGSRNQQL is encoded by the coding sequence ATGTTTATTTTTCAAATTGTTATCGTATTATTAGCAACGAAAATTGCCGGACATTTCAGTGTTCGATTAGGACAACCATCTGTTCTAGGGAAAATTTTAATTGGTATTTTAATCGGACCTGCAATGTTAGGTTGGGTTACTGACAATGAAATTATGAAAACATTTAGTGAAATCGGTGTAATTTTATTAATGTTTTTAGCAGGTTTGGAAACGGATTTAGATGAATTAAATGCCAATATGAAAGGTGCGGTATATGTTGCATTAGGTGGTATTATTTTACCAATTGCAATGAGTTATCCGCTCGCTTTAGCATTCGGACTTACACAAGGACAAGCGATTTTCATCGGTTTAACGCTAGCTGCTACATCAGTTAGTATTTCGGTTCAAACATTGAGTGAAATCGGTTGGTTAAAAAGTAGGGAAGGTTCTGTATTGTTAGGTGCTGCTGTTTTAGATGATATTATTGTTGTCGTTTTACTAGCAGTTGCAATGAGCTTCTTACTTGGAGATGATGTGTCAATTCCAACATTAATTGGTGGTAAAGTATTCTTCTTTATTCTACTATTTGTTGTAGCAAAATGGGTAATTCCGCCATTCTTAAAGGCATTTGCACGTTTAAAAATAACAGAAGCGGTGCTCAGCGGTGGATTAATTGCCTGTTTCTCACTTGCTTATATTGGTGAGCATTACTTTGGCATTGCTGCGATTATTGGTGCTTTCTTTATGGGGATTGCAATTGGTCGTACAGAATTTAAAGAAACGATTGAACATAAAGTTGAGCCGCTTGCTGGTGGTATTTTCGTTCCATTCTTCTTCGTAAGTATTGGCTTATCAGTAACTTTTGATGGGATTACAGAAAACATTTGGTTCTTAGTGATCTTCTCATTTGTTGCAATCTTATCTAAATTAATTGGTTCTGGTCTTGGTGCGAAAATGGCTGGATTCAATTGGAGATCTTCAGCTGGAATTGGTTCGGGAATGATTTCGCGTGGTGAGGTAGCGTTAATTCTTGCCGCTATGGGATTATCGAGCGGTTTATTACCAGCGGAAGATTATACGCCAATGGTAATTGTTATTATTGTAACAACACTTGTTACACCACCAATGTTAAAAGGTATTTTTGGTAGCCGTAATCAACAATTATAA